GTTGGGGACCGGGGCCGTGCCCGTGGCGGACTCGGCGTCGACCGTGAAGATCACGGCGGCCATGTTCCGCTCGCGGTAGTACGCGGCGGTCTCCTGGAGGGTCGGTTTCCGCTTGCCCTCGACCTTGAAGTAGGCGGAGGAGGCGTCGTGGAGGTCGTCGTCCAGCGAGGAGTGGCCCTTGGAGGAGGCCTCCGCGTGGGTGTGGACGTCGATCGCGACCAGTTCGTCGGGATTCATGGAGGGGTCCATCACGCCTCCGGGAACTCGGGCGCCGGGATGCCGACCGACTGGAGCTCGGCGCCGACCGAGGTGCGCCAGACGGCGGCGAGGGTGTCGGGGGTCCAGCCGCCGTCCGCGTACGCCGCCGAGATCTCCTGCGGATGCGACCAGAGTGCCACCTTGTCCCCGCCGATGCCGATGGCCTGGCCGGTGATTCCGCGGGCCGCCTCGGAGGCGAGGAAGGGGACGAGGGCGGCGCAGTCCTCGGGGGTGCCGAAGCCCTCGCCCTTGCGCAGGAAGTCCGGGAGCGGCGCGCCGCCGCGCATCGCCTCGACGTACGGGGCGAAGCCGGGGATGGTCTCGGTCATCGCGGTCGCGGCGACCGGCACGATCGCGTTGACGGTGATGTCCGCGCGGCCCAGTTCCATCGACCAGGTGCGGGCGAAGGCGGCGATGCCGGCCTTGGCGGCGGCGTAGTTCGTCTGCCCGAAGTTGCCGCGCTGGCCGGCCGGGGAGCCGACCAGGATCAGGGTGCCGCCCTCGCCCTGCTCGCGCATGCGGACGGCGGCGGCGCGGGCGCAGGTGAAGGTGCCCTTGAGATGCGTGGTGATCACGGCGTCGAAATCGTCGTCGGTCATCTTCCACAGGACCTTGTCGCGCAGGATGCCCGCGTTGGTGACCAGGACGTCCAGCCGCCCGAACTCCTCGACCGCGCGGCCGACCAGGCGGTCCGCTGCCTCGGTCGTGCCGACCGGGACGACCTCGGCGACGGCCGTGCCGCCGGACTCGCGGATGGACTTCACGGCCGCCTCGGCCACGGCGTCGTCGACGTCGTTGACGACCACGGAGGCGCCGTGGGCGGCCAGGGCGTGGGCGTAGGCGAGGCCGAGGCCCCGGCCGCTGCCGGTGACGACGGCGGCCTTGCCGGTGAGATCGATGCTGGGCACGGGCGGGTCCCTTCGAGGAGCGTGCGGCGGCTGCGAGTCGCGGAGAGGTGCGGCTGCGAGATCGAAGGTAAGAACAATAGTTGTTGACGTCAATAGTTGTTGCGGACTCGCCCTTGCGTCATGCTGGGTGCGTACGTCCGCACGCCCCGCCCGGGGCCTCGACCAGGGAGCCCGCCATCGCCAGCCGGCAGACCACGAACCCCGCACCGATCGACGCCGACGAGCCGTGGATGCGCGGACTGCACGCGGACACGGGCTATCTGCTGTACCGCCTCGGCCTGCGCTCCGGTCAGCTGTTCAACTCCTTCCTCCAGGAGTCGGGCCTGCGGCTGCGCCACTACGCGGTGCTGCGCTTCCTCGCCACCACCCCGGGCGCCCTCCAGCGCGAACTGAGCGCGTCGCTCGGCTACGACCCGAGCGCGATCGTCGGCCTGGTCGACGACCTGGAGAAGCTGGGCTTCGCCGAGCGGCGCCCCTCCCCCGACGACCGGCGCAGCCGGATCATCGCCCTGACCGAGGGCGGCCGGGCGTTCCTCCGGGACACCGACGAGGCCGGGCAGCGCGTCACCGACGAGCTGGTCGGGCCGCTGGACGACGGCGAGCGCGAGCAGTTGCACGCGCTGCTGCAGAGAGTCGCCGAGTCCGGGCTCGGGTGACGGCGTGGCGTCCGTGCCGGCCCATGCCCGGTCCGCGCCCGACCGACTGCTGGCGGTGCTCGGGGCCTTCGACCTGGAGCATCCGGCGCTGAGTCTGACCGACATCAGCCGGCGGGCCGGGCTGAGCCTGAGCACCGCGCACCGGCTGGTGGCCGCGCTCACCGAGTGGGGCGCGCTGGAGCGGGACGACGCCGGGCTCTACCACGTCGGGCTGCGGCTGTGGGAGCTCGCGGCACTCGCGCCGCGCGGGCTGGCGCTGCGGCAGGTCGCGCTGCCGTATCTGGAGGACCTGTACGAGGCGACGCACGAGAACGTGCAGTTGGCGGTCCGGGACGGGCCCGAGGTCGTCTACATCGAGTGGCTTTCGGGACGGTCCGCGGTCGGGGTGCACATCCGCGTCGGGGCGCGCTGGCCGCTGCACGCCACCGGCGTCGGGCTCGCGCTGCTCGCGCACAGCGACGCGGACTTCCAGGAGGGCTACTGCGGCGGTCCGCTCGCCGCCTTCACGCCGTACACCGTCACCGATCCGGCCGGGCTGCGCCGCATGCTGGCCGAGGTGCGCCGCACGGGTGTCGCGGTGAGCAGCCGCCAGGTCACCGACGACGCGCTGTCCGTCGCGGCGCCGGTGCGGGGCCCTGGCGGGGCGGTCGTCGCCGCCGTGTCGGTCGTTGTCCCGCAGGCGGACGCCCAGATCCCGGTCCTGGCACCGGCGGTACGGCTGGCGGCGCGGGGGATATCGCGGGGGTTGGGCTGGCGGCCGGAGAAGGGGGCGTAGGGGGCCGAAGTCCACGACGGCGCAGCGTGCGGCGGAGTCCGTCGTCTGCGGCGCCGTCG
The DNA window shown above is from Streptomyces chartreusis and carries:
- a CDS encoding SDR family oxidoreductase, coding for MPSIDLTGKAAVVTGSGRGLGLAYAHALAAHGASVVVNDVDDAVAEAAVKSIRESGGTAVAEVVPVGTTEAADRLVGRAVEEFGRLDVLVTNAGILRDKVLWKMTDDDFDAVITTHLKGTFTCARAAAVRMREQGEGGTLILVGSPAGQRGNFGQTNYAAAKAGIAAFARTWSMELGRADITVNAIVPVAATAMTETIPGFAPYVEAMRGGAPLPDFLRKGEGFGTPEDCAALVPFLASEAARGITGQAIGIGGDKVALWSHPQEISAAYADGGWTPDTLAAVWRTSVGAELQSVGIPAPEFPEA
- a CDS encoding MarR family winged helix-turn-helix transcriptional regulator; the encoded protein is MRGLHADTGYLLYRLGLRSGQLFNSFLQESGLRLRHYAVLRFLATTPGALQRELSASLGYDPSAIVGLVDDLEKLGFAERRPSPDDRRSRIIALTEGGRAFLRDTDEAGQRVTDELVGPLDDGEREQLHALLQRVAESGLG
- a CDS encoding IclR family transcriptional regulator, producing MASVPAHARSAPDRLLAVLGAFDLEHPALSLTDISRRAGLSLSTAHRLVAALTEWGALERDDAGLYHVGLRLWELAALAPRGLALRQVALPYLEDLYEATHENVQLAVRDGPEVVYIEWLSGRSAVGVHIRVGARWPLHATGVGLALLAHSDADFQEGYCGGPLAAFTPYTVTDPAGLRRMLAEVRRTGVAVSSRQVTDDALSVAAPVRGPGGAVVAAVSVVVPQADAQIPVLAPAVRLAARGISRGLGWRPEKGA